A stretch of the Acidilobus sp. 7A genome encodes the following:
- a CDS encoding ATP-dependent helicase has protein sequence MTAELDDEAILSMLRPYVSAWFKEKYGSFTDPQRGAIPLIKQGRNVLISSPTGTGKTLAAFLAILDDLLSMGERGELEDKIYAIYVSPLRALDNDMYRNLVQPLAEIQEKAKQMGLQPPEVRVGTRTSDTPANEKARMLRRPPHILITTPESLAISLVAPKFRERLATARWVIVDEIHEMASNKRGSHLVLTLERLEELIKEHGGRGLQRIGLSATISPLEEVALFLGGFNDDGTPRPVEIVDARFAKPFDIRVVTPKVDLIHGDPDKINEEIYNTVAELTRAARTTLVFTNTRSATERVVFKLKKIMKSKGYVDMDEVEAHHSSLSREVRLNVEERLKRGELKVVVSSTSLELGIDIGYIDLVVLLSSPKSVSRLLQRVGRAGHHVTQVSRGIMVAVNRDDLVESTVLAKAAMERKIDNVRIPRNPLDVLAQHIIGMSIERVWRIDEAYKVIRRAYPFHDLSWEDYMNVLRFLGGSPLEDERVYSKIRLDEELGEFGRKRSARMIYQLNAGTIPDEAKIKVISRGRSIGNLEEEFVEILEPGDIFVLGGKTYRFLKADGMKVFVEPAEHERPTVPSWFSEMLPLAFDSALLVGEFRERIGQLIGQGMIDEARRVLTQEYRLEPHAAEEIIQYMWEQLAYTGVVPGRRNVLIEYFQGDDGSWNITFHALFGRRTNDALSRAYGAVLSDHLNVPVKVSVTDNAFMLTYEGRQPDEDLVNHLLRSVTSSNIRSILERAVSRTEMMRRRFRHVAQRSFMILRRYRGYERSPERMQLSAQKLLEVMMEEMPQSPVIRETYREILEDYMDLQAAQRVLSLIESGDIKVWVRGPLPYPSPFAHNVFVKEYSDVILMEDRQKIIAYLHDKIMEYLKSKGKVIVAAGAAEGLPAKGAQQADGAQAEP, from the coding sequence GTGACGGCAGAACTGGACGACGAGGCTATACTCTCGATGCTGAGGCCATACGTGTCGGCCTGGTTTAAGGAGAAGTACGGCTCCTTCACTGACCCCCAGAGAGGGGCGATACCCCTCATAAAGCAGGGGAGGAACGTCCTCATATCAAGCCCCACAGGAACTGGGAAGACCCTCGCGGCCTTCCTAGCAATACTTGATGACCTCCTCTCCATGGGCGAGAGGGGGGAGCTCGAGGACAAGATATACGCGATTTACGTCAGCCCCCTGAGGGCCCTCGATAACGACATGTACAGGAACCTTGTGCAGCCCCTCGCTGAGATCCAGGAGAAGGCCAAGCAGATGGGCCTCCAGCCGCCTGAGGTCAGGGTCGGCACAAGGACGAGCGACACGCCCGCCAACGAGAAGGCCAGGATGCTCAGAAGGCCCCCGCACATACTTATAACGACGCCCGAGAGCCTCGCGATAAGCCTCGTGGCGCCCAAGTTCAGGGAGAGGCTAGCGACGGCCAGGTGGGTCATAGTTGACGAGATCCACGAGATGGCGTCAAACAAGAGGGGCTCCCACCTGGTGCTTACCCTTGAGAGGCTCGAGGAGCTCATCAAGGAGCACGGGGGCAGGGGGCTGCAGAGGATAGGGCTCTCAGCAACGATATCGCCGCTCGAGGAGGTCGCCCTCTTCCTTGGAGGGTTTAACGACGACGGAACCCCGAGGCCCGTTGAGATTGTTGATGCGAGGTTCGCGAAGCCCTTCGATATAAGGGTTGTGACGCCCAAGGTCGACCTGATACACGGCGACCCAGACAAAATAAACGAGGAGATATATAACACGGTCGCTGAGCTCACGAGGGCCGCGAGGACAACGCTCGTCTTCACCAACACCAGGAGCGCCACGGAGAGGGTGGTCTTCAAGCTGAAGAAGATCATGAAGTCCAAGGGCTACGTCGACATGGACGAGGTGGAGGCGCACCACAGCAGCCTCTCGAGGGAGGTAAGGCTTAACGTTGAGGAGAGGCTTAAGAGGGGGGAGCTCAAGGTAGTCGTCTCGAGCACGAGCCTTGAGCTCGGCATAGACATAGGCTACATAGACCTCGTGGTCCTCCTGAGCAGCCCGAAGAGCGTCAGTAGGCTCCTGCAGAGGGTCGGCAGGGCAGGGCACCATGTGACACAGGTGAGCAGAGGTATCATGGTAGCGGTCAATAGGGACGACCTTGTGGAGTCAACGGTGCTTGCAAAGGCCGCCATGGAGAGGAAGATAGACAACGTCAGGATACCCAGGAACCCGCTCGACGTCCTGGCGCAGCACATAATAGGGATGTCAATAGAGAGGGTCTGGAGGATAGATGAGGCCTACAAGGTCATCAGGAGGGCCTACCCGTTCCACGACCTCAGCTGGGAGGACTACATGAACGTGCTACGCTTCCTCGGCGGCTCACCACTTGAGGACGAGAGGGTCTACTCGAAGATAAGGCTTGACGAGGAGCTGGGCGAGTTCGGCAGAAAGAGGAGCGCCAGGATGATATACCAGCTCAACGCGGGCACCATACCGGACGAGGCCAAGATAAAGGTGATATCAAGGGGCAGGAGCATAGGGAACCTCGAGGAGGAGTTCGTTGAAATACTGGAGCCTGGCGACATATTTGTGCTTGGCGGCAAGACCTACAGGTTCCTCAAGGCCGATGGCATGAAGGTCTTCGTGGAGCCTGCTGAGCACGAGAGGCCCACAGTGCCGAGCTGGTTCAGCGAGATGCTGCCCCTGGCCTTCGACAGCGCCCTCCTGGTTGGAGAGTTCAGGGAGAGGATAGGGCAGCTCATAGGGCAGGGCATGATAGACGAGGCGAGGAGGGTCCTGACGCAGGAGTACAGGCTTGAGCCCCACGCGGCCGAGGAGATCATACAGTACATGTGGGAGCAGCTGGCCTACACGGGCGTAGTGCCGGGCAGGAGGAACGTGCTCATAGAGTACTTCCAGGGCGACGACGGCAGCTGGAACATAACGTTCCACGCGCTCTTTGGCAGGAGGACGAATGACGCCCTATCAAGGGCCTACGGCGCTGTCCTCTCAGACCACCTCAACGTGCCCGTCAAGGTCTCGGTGACGGATAACGCATTCATGCTCACCTACGAGGGCAGGCAGCCTGACGAGGACCTCGTAAATCACCTGCTGAGGTCCGTCACGAGCTCAAACATAAGGTCAATCCTTGAGAGGGCCGTCTCAAGGACTGAGATGATGAGGAGGAGGTTCAGGCACGTCGCCCAGAGGAGCTTCATGATACTGAGGAGGTACAGGGGCTACGAGAGGAGCCCTGAGAGGATGCAGCTCAGCGCCCAGAAGCTGCTCGAGGTGATGATGGAGGAGATGCCACAGAGCCCTGTCATAAGGGAGACGTACAGGGAGATACTTGAGGACTACATGGACCTCCAGGCTGCCCAGAGGGTTCTCAGCTTGATAGAGTCTGGCGACATAAAGGTCTGGGTCAGGGGCCCGCTGCCCTACCCGTCGCCGTTCGCTCACAACGTCTTCGTGAAGGAGTACAGCGACGTGATACTCATGGAGGACAGGCAGAAGATCATAGCTTACCTCCACGATAAGATAATGGAGTACCTTAAGTCCAAGGGTAAGGTAATCGTTGCAGCCGGCGCCGCCGAGGGCCTGCCCGCTAAGGGTGCCCAGCAGGCTGACGGGGCCCAGGCGGAGCCTTAA
- a CDS encoding DUF488 domain-containing protein yields the protein MIKVKRVYEPPSEDDGLRVLVDRLWPRGLSRESAKVDLWLRDAAPSDELRRWFNHDPSRWDEFKSRYFEELRGNRAVDQLLEVLRSGRTITLLYAARSPYNNAVALKEYLESLLAKG from the coding sequence TTGATAAAGGTCAAGCGCGTCTACGAGCCCCCATCGGAGGACGACGGTTTGAGGGTCCTAGTTGACAGGCTCTGGCCCAGGGGCCTGAGCAGGGAGAGCGCTAAGGTTGACCTGTGGCTGAGGGACGCGGCGCCAAGCGACGAGCTGAGGAGGTGGTTCAACCACGACCCCTCTAGGTGGGACGAGTTCAAGAGTAGGTACTTCGAGGAGCTGAGGGGGAACAGGGCCGTCGACCAGCTGCTTGAGGTGCTGAGGTCCGGGAGGACCATAACCCTCCTCTACGCGGCCAGGTCGCCATACAACAACGCGGTCGCCCTGAAGGAATACCTGGAGTCGCTGCTGGCCAAGGGCTGA
- the iorA gene encoding indolepyruvate ferredoxin oxidoreductase subunit alpha gives MGNEAVARGFLEAGGGFAAGYPGTPSTEVIETLADVAKEVGIYVEWSSNEKVAVEAAYGASLAGARSMATMKHVGLNVAADALMSIAYTGVRGGMLVFVANDPSMWSSQNEQDDRYYGLISYVPVLTPSDPQEAKDLTVLGLDLSEKFSHPFIMVSTTRVSHARGPVVLGSMRPPRTGGKFERARGLTLVPGVAREQREKLVSKWEDIRKTFNGLGQFNRVEGDGDVAIVSDGIAYSHVKEVLSEVGDVKAKLVKLSAPLPFPKGFMLDALSGVRRVLVVEELEPVVEGQLKQALAEERLQLEVHGKDLVGLVGELTLDRVRRAVRRFLGIPYEESKLYNVDLQVPPRPPTFCPGCPHRATFYALRRAVNRRRVKAIYSGDIGCYSLGLYEPFREQDIIIEMGGSIGTANGLARAAREQVPIAIIGDSTFFHAGIPGLVNAIYNRAPMLLLVLDNRTTAMTGEQPDPGSGVTAMGDEAPVISIEAIARGVGVEKVVTFDPFDIEGATNALADAIDYVVSERRPAVAVARRACALEAVRKARKQKIQVPLYQVVEDKCTACGICYNAFSCPAILVKDDKKAWIDPSLCTGCGVCAEICPYKAIVKVVQEGKGWGEVWM, from the coding sequence ATGGGCAACGAGGCGGTGGCCCGCGGGTTCCTTGAGGCAGGCGGAGGCTTCGCCGCGGGCTACCCGGGCACGCCGTCGACTGAGGTCATAGAGACATTGGCAGACGTTGCCAAGGAGGTCGGCATCTACGTCGAGTGGAGCTCCAACGAGAAGGTGGCGGTCGAGGCCGCCTACGGCGCCTCCTTAGCTGGGGCCAGGAGCATGGCCACGATGAAGCACGTCGGCCTTAACGTTGCAGCAGATGCCCTGATGAGCATAGCTTACACGGGGGTCAGGGGCGGCATGCTGGTGTTCGTAGCCAACGACCCGAGCATGTGGAGCAGCCAGAACGAGCAGGACGACAGGTACTACGGCCTCATATCATACGTGCCCGTGCTCACCCCGAGCGACCCGCAGGAGGCGAAGGACCTCACGGTGCTGGGCCTGGACCTCAGTGAGAAGTTCTCCCACCCATTCATTATGGTCAGCACAACCAGGGTGTCGCACGCCAGGGGGCCGGTGGTGCTTGGCTCCATGAGGCCGCCAAGGACTGGGGGCAAGTTCGAGAGGGCCAGGGGCCTAACCCTGGTGCCAGGGGTTGCCAGGGAGCAGAGGGAGAAGCTGGTCTCCAAGTGGGAGGACATAAGGAAGACCTTCAACGGCCTCGGGCAGTTCAACAGGGTCGAGGGAGACGGCGATGTTGCAATAGTTTCTGACGGCATAGCCTACTCGCACGTTAAGGAGGTCCTCTCTGAGGTGGGCGACGTAAAGGCTAAGCTGGTGAAGCTTTCAGCGCCCCTCCCCTTCCCCAAGGGCTTTATGCTTGACGCCCTGAGCGGCGTCAGGAGGGTCCTCGTGGTTGAGGAGCTCGAGCCCGTCGTGGAGGGCCAGCTCAAGCAGGCCCTGGCAGAGGAGAGGCTCCAGCTTGAGGTCCACGGCAAGGACCTGGTGGGCCTTGTGGGGGAGCTGACGCTTGACCGCGTGAGGAGGGCCGTGAGGCGGTTCCTGGGTATCCCCTACGAGGAGTCGAAGCTCTACAACGTTGACCTCCAGGTGCCCCCGAGGCCCCCCACCTTCTGCCCGGGGTGCCCGCACAGGGCGACCTTCTACGCCCTCAGGAGGGCGGTCAACAGAAGGCGCGTCAAGGCAATATACAGCGGCGACATAGGCTGCTACAGCCTGGGCCTCTACGAGCCCTTCAGGGAGCAGGACATAATAATTGAGATGGGAGGCAGCATTGGGACCGCCAACGGCCTCGCCCGCGCTGCCAGGGAGCAGGTGCCCATAGCGATAATAGGGGACTCGACGTTCTTCCACGCGGGCATACCAGGCCTCGTAAACGCTATCTACAACAGGGCGCCAATGCTTCTCCTGGTGCTCGACAACAGGACAACGGCTATGACGGGCGAGCAGCCAGACCCAGGCTCAGGGGTCACGGCAATGGGCGACGAGGCCCCAGTCATAAGCATAGAGGCCATAGCCAGGGGCGTGGGCGTCGAGAAGGTAGTCACCTTTGACCCGTTCGACATAGAGGGGGCAACCAACGCCCTCGCTGACGCCATAGACTACGTCGTGAGCGAGAGGAGGCCGGCCGTAGCTGTAGCAAGGAGGGCCTGCGCACTAGAAGCCGTCAGGAAGGCGAGGAAGCAAAAGATACAGGTGCCGCTCTACCAGGTAGTTGAGGACAAGTGCACGGCCTGCGGCATATGCTACAACGCCTTCTCCTGTCCTGCCATATTAGTGAAGGACGACAAGAAGGCCTGGATAGACCCGAGCCTCTGCACGGGCTGCGGCGTCTGCGCCGAGATATGCCCATACAAGGCCATAGTTAAGGTGGTCCAGGAGGGGAAGGGGTGGGGCGAGGTATGGATGTGA
- a CDS encoding ABC transporter ATP-binding protein, protein MANAIEVNSVVKFYGTSPALRGLSFDVPEGGRYALLGPNGAGKTTTLRLLAGLMKPDGGTVRILGRDPAEDYEVKRYLGYLPEDATPYLALTVRENLEYIAALRGLDDPRDRAEKMMDLLGLRKYENYRVSALSRGNAQKLALALAIIHEPKVVLLDEPLNYLDIPTQEEVIALLSKMSSTFLVSTHIMSVAGRLTDHILMISNGRLIWQGTFDDLRKMANEEEPIESVVARMMRSAQPPQAT, encoded by the coding sequence TTGGCCAACGCTATAGAGGTCAACAGCGTCGTCAAGTTCTACGGCACGTCGCCCGCCCTGAGGGGCCTTTCCTTTGACGTGCCCGAGGGCGGCAGGTACGCGCTCCTGGGCCCCAACGGCGCTGGGAAGACCACAACGCTGAGGCTCTTAGCTGGCTTGATGAAGCCTGACGGTGGTACTGTAAGGATACTTGGCAGGGACCCCGCAGAGGACTACGAGGTTAAGAGGTACCTCGGCTACCTGCCTGAGGACGCGACCCCTTACCTTGCACTAACGGTGAGGGAGAACCTGGAGTACATAGCCGCCCTGAGGGGCCTCGACGACCCCAGGGACAGGGCCGAGAAGATGATGGACCTCCTGGGCCTCAGGAAGTACGAGAACTACAGGGTCTCAGCGCTCTCAAGGGGTAACGCGCAGAAGCTCGCCCTGGCCCTCGCAATAATACATGAGCCTAAGGTGGTGCTGCTCGACGAGCCCCTCAACTACCTTGACATACCGACCCAGGAGGAGGTTATAGCGCTGCTCTCCAAGATGAGCTCCACGTTCCTTGTGTCAACCCACATAATGAGCGTCGCCGGCAGGCTCACGGATCACATACTTATGATCTCAAATGGGAGGCTCATATGGCAGGGAACCTTCGACGACCTTAGGAAAATGGCAAACGAGGAGGAGCCCATAGAGAGCGTGGTGGCGAGGATGATGAGGAGTGCCCAGCCTCCTCAGGCCACTTAA